The segment CAGCTTCAATTGGCGGCACAGATGGCCGATGCGTTCTTGTTGCAAGTTCATGCGGCCTCTCCCAGCAAGGCGGCATACACCGATAGCGGGTGCTGGAGCGACTCAAACGGCATGCCGCGAGCCAGGGCCGCGGCCGGCGGGGTCGTGTTCCGGGGCGGCAACGCCTGTAAGGCATCGAGCTCGTGTCGCCAACGGTCAAGCGGCCGCTCTTTTAGCGTGGCATGCAGGCGGACATTGGCCACTTCCGCCAGCCATCGCTCCACCTCGCGGTTGGCGGTGGCCACATCCACGCGCAGGCCGGCACCTTTGAGCCGGCTCGCCAGAGGGTTGTAGAAACTTTCCCGCAAGTAGCGGTTGAAGCGCTCCACCTTGCCTTTCGTTTTGGCCCGATAGGGGCGGCACAACTTGGGCACAAAGCCCAGCGTCTTCGCCAGCGACAGCAGCCCAGGATGGAAACGATGTTGCCCGGGCCCATAGGCATCGCGCTCCAGAACCACTGTCTTCATGTTGTCGAAGAGGGCCTGACGGGGGACGCCGTGAAAGTAGTGGCAGGCAGCCAACAGGCACTCCTGCACCGATTCGAAGTCTTCGCTGTCGACAAAGCGGACAAAGGACAAGCGGCTGTAACCCAATGTGGCCACGAATGCGGACAATGGCGAGGCGCCGCGCCGGAACACCACGAAATCGGCTTGCATCTGCTGGCCTGGCTCGGTCTCGAAGCGCACCACCGGGTCGGCGTCTTGTGACCGCGTCGGTCTCAAGGGCAGGTAAAACTGCTTCAGCAACGACAGACTGCCGGAGTACCCCAGCGGCTCAATCTCCCGCATCAACACCGTGGTCGGCAACCATTGCGGATGCGCCTCGCGGATACGGCGCCGCAGATAGCCGATAAATGGATCGAGCTTGCTCGGACGTGGCGGGCGTTCTTTATAACGGTGGCTGTTGGCTTCCCGCAGATGGCGTCGAACGGTATTGCGCGACACGCCGAGCATTCGGGTGATCTCCCGAATGCTCTTCCCTTGGCGGATCAAAATCTGGATTTCCACTACTTGCTCCTGGGTCAACATAATCGGCGGCGCAAAGCCACCACGTTACCCCAGGTGGGTCAGTTTTGGTTTGTCTAGGTGGGTCAGTTTTACATTGTCGCTAACATTGCCGCGGGTGAAGAAGTCGTGCCGGCCTCCGAGTTGGCGTCAGCCATCAAGCAAATACGCGAACTGCAGCGACTCCTCGGCAAGAAGACGATGGAGAACGAAATCCTCAAAGAAGCCGTGGACATCGCTCGCACAAAAAAGTGGATTGCGCGCTCACCCTTATTGCCGGGGGAAGACCAGTAGCCCCGGTCTGCACTTCGCTCGGGTTGGCGCGCTCGAACGTGATTCGCCGTGCGTCGCGTCCTGTTGATTGACGCGATGGTCGTTCTTGTCGATCGACCGATGATAGCGAGTTGGTCAAAGAGATCCAGACCGCCATTTCTCCGTTGCCCAGCTACGGCTACCGCCGGACGTGGGGATTGATTCGCCGACAGCGAGAGGCCGGTAACTTGCCACCGGTCAACGTGAAGCGCATTTATCGCATCATGCGTCAGCATGGTCTGCTGCTCCAGCGGCGGCTCAAACCACCGGGTATCCCGCGCAGGCATGAGGGGCGCGTTGCTGTGACCACCAGTAATCGCCGCTGGTGCTCGGATGGCTTCGAGTTTCGCGGTGATAATGGCGAAAAGCTGCGCGTTGTCTTTGCGGAGGACTGCTGCGACCGTGAAATCATCAGTTGGACAGCCTCGACCGGTGGCTACACGGGTGACATGGTTCGAGACGTTATGTTGGAAGCGGTGGAAAAGCGCGGCATTCAGTTGGGTATTTCGCCGGAGGTGGAATGGCTGAGCGACAATGGTTCGAGTTATATTGCCGCCGATACTCGGCGGTTTGCGCGAGAAATCGGCCTCAAGCCGGTAACCACGCCGGTCTGCAGCCCGCAGAGTAACGGCATGGCGGAAAGCATGGTCAAGACGCTGAAGCGAGACTACGTCGGCCCTATGCCGAAACCGGACGCCCATACGGCTTACCGGAATCTGGCGATGGCTATTGAGCATTACAACAAGTTTCACCCGCACAGCGCGTTGAAATACCGATCTCCACGAGAGTTTCGACGCCTGGCGGTTTCATCAACTTAAGCGTTGGTCGGTGTCCTGTGATACGGGGGCAAATCCAAGTAAAGATGGCGTCCACCACCGTCTTGAGGTTGTCGTAGATCACCTTGCGTGGCGCGCCGCCTAAGAAGGCGAAAGCCTGGACGTGGGCATCCAGCACCATTTCCTGGGTTTCGCGCGGATAGGCGATGACGAAAGGCTGGCGACTATAGGCCAATCGGAAGTGCGCCAGCTTGATGGTCTGGGTAATGCCGCCGAGTACCACCTGTTCGTAGCTCCAGTCGAATTGGCAGATCTCGCCCGGCGCGAAGAGCAGCGGGACGAAGGCCTGCTTCGGCGTGAGGGTGCCGGGCTTGGAGGCCTTCCAGGCTTTGACGTGGCGCTGAATGCTGTCGTAGGCGCCCCGGTACCCCTCGGCCTGCAGGCATTCGAACAGACGACGGGCGGTACGCCGCTGTGCCTTGGGCAGATGGCTATCGTGCTCAAGCCAGGCGTTCAGCGTGTCCATGAAGGCGCCGAGCCTGGGGCGGCGGGGTTGGCGCTGATATTGCGGGGCGGTGGTGGTCTTGAGGTATTTCTTGACGGTGTTGCGGGAGAGGTTGAGGGAGCGGGCAACAGCGCTGATGCTCTCGTTGCCCACCAGGTGGCGGCGGCGGATCTTGCCGATGGTTTCCATGCAAATCACTCCAGGTTTGCCCTCGCCAAAAGGCGAAGTGTGGCACATGCCCGGGGTGGTCAAAATTGGACGCTGTTTACCCCGGGAACCTGGTCACTTTTGCACGCTGTTTAACACTGGAGAGCTTGAACTGCTTGGTCAGAATGGAAGAAACTTGATTTTGGAAGATAAAATGAAAGACCGCCTTCCGAAAGAATGGTTAGATTGTTTCAGGCGGGAAAAGCAAGTCTTTGGTGTGAGTCGTGTATT is part of the Paludibacterium paludis genome and harbors:
- the istA gene encoding IS21 family transposase, which encodes METIGKIRRRHLVGNESISAVARSLNLSRNTVKKYLKTTTAPQYQRQPRRPRLGAFMDTLNAWLEHDSHLPKAQRRTARRLFECLQAEGYRGAYDSIQRHVKAWKASKPGTLTPKQAFVPLLFAPGEICQFDWSYEQVVLGGITQTIKLAHFRLAYSRQPFVIAYPRETQEMVLDAHVQAFAFLGGAPRKVIYDNLKTVVDAIFTWICPRITGHRPTLKLMKPPGVETLVEIGISTRCAGETCCNAQ
- the istA gene encoding IS21 family transposase, which gives rise to MLTQEQVVEIQILIRQGKSIREITRMLGVSRNTVRRHLREANSHRYKERPPRPSKLDPFIGYLRRRIREAHPQWLPTTVLMREIEPLGYSGSLSLLKQFYLPLRPTRSQDADPVVRFETEPGQQMQADFVVFRRGASPLSAFVATLGYSRLSFVRFVDSEDFESVQECLLAACHYFHGVPRQALFDNMKTVVLERDAYGPGQHRFHPGLLSLAKTLGFVPKLCRPYRAKTKGKVERFNRYLRESFYNPLASRLKGAGLRVDVATANREVERWLAEVANVRLHATLKERPLDRWRHELDALQALPPRNTTPPAAALARGMPFESLQHPLSVYAALLGEAA